From Amycolatopsis sp. WQ 127309:
GCACCGGCGGGCCGCTGAGCGCGGGCAGCCGGTTCACCGTGACCGGCACGACCACCACGACCCCGCCCCCACCGCCGACCACGACGCCGGTCACGCCGCCGCCCGTGACGACCAAGCCCTCGAAGCCCGGGACCCCCACCACGACCCCGCCGTCAACGACCACCACCCCACCCACGACCACCAGCACACCGCCGACGTCGACCACCCCCACCACGCCCGGCGCCCCGACGACCACCAGCACCGTGCCGAAGCCGGGCGAGCTGGTCCTGGATCGGCCTAGCGTCCAGCCGGGCGACGAGCTGTCGGCGTCCGGGAGGGGCTGCGAGCCCGGCCGGATGGTGACGCTGATGGCCGACGGCGCCGAGGTCGGCTCCGCCTACACCGACAGCACCGGCGCCTTCACCGCACCGGTCCAGTTCACCCGGATCGAGGCCGGCCCGCACACGGTGGTCGCCGAGTGCGGAGTGCGGCTGACCGGCACGGTCGACCAGGTCGTGACCCGCTCATCCGGCGGGCAGACGAGCACCTTGGTGATCCTGGTGTTCTTCGTACTGGCCGGTATCGCGGTGATCCGCTTCCCGTAAACGCCCCGGGTATTGTTTCCTTCGAGACGGGAAAGGCTCGCCGATGACCTGGACGGAAAACGAGTGGTTCCGAACAGGTCGTCCGCGAATCCGAGCCCTACCGCGCGCCCGCGCCTTTCACCCGGTAATGAGTAAAAGGTGCAGGCGTCAACGCCGAAACCGTGCAGCGAAAGCCGCACGAAGACCACGGTCACGCTGGGAACCGCAGGGCACGCCGCTGCCGAGCCTGATGACGCTCCCGCAAACCGGCACCCCTCTTGCGTGACCCCGGCTTATCGGACCAAAACGACACAACAGGCACAGCAAAACGTCTGAATCCTCCCCTTTTCGGGAGCGGGCCGTTGAAGTCCCGGTGAATTTCCTGCTCCCGACGGCCTCCGTAGTGGTTTTACGGGCGTTAGGCTCGCATGATCCGTGACCGGGAATGGTCCGATCGAGTGACGGGAGAGCGCGCGTGCCGGGGTCAGTGCGTACCCGCTGGATCGTGGCGGTGGTCGCCCTCGCCGTCGTGGCCGTCGTGGCCGGCGCGGTCGTCGCGTTCTGGCCCCGCGACGCCGAGGCGCAGGACCCGGAGATCGCCGTGTCACGCTCGTCGTGCGGCACCGGCTGGGCGGCCCCGAAGCCGGGCCCGCAGACGTTCCGCGTGCACAACACCGGCTCGGTGACCGCCGAGGTCGACCTGATCGACCCCGCCACCGGCGTGATCTACGGCGAGATCGAGGGACTAGGCCCGTCGACCACCCGGCCGCTGCAGGTCAACCTGGGCAACGGCAGCTACGCGTTCCGCTGCTTGCCCGAGGACGCGGGCGCGATCGTCGGGCCGACCGCGCAGGTCAGCGGCGGCGCCGACCGGACCGGCCCGGGGGTAGCGCCGGTGACGCACAACGACCTGCTCGGCCCGCTCAAGGCGTACCAGGCACACGTCACCACCGGCCTAGGCGAGCTGGTCACGAACACGGGCGCGCTGAAGAACGCCATCCACGGCGGCGATCGCGCGGCGAGCGAGACGGCCTGGCTGACCGCACACCTGACCTACGAGCGCTTGGGCGCCGCATACGACGCGTTCGGCGACACGGACGGCGCACTCAACGGCACCGCGGACGGCCTCCCCGGCGGCACCGGCGACGAGGACTTCACCGGCTTCCACCGCCTGGAGTCCGGCCTCTGGCACGGCGAGGACCTGGGCGCACTAGCCGGCGTCGCCGACCAGCTGGACACGGACGCCCACGCACTGCAGACGTCCTTCGCGGACAGCCAGGTCGACGGCAACGACCTAGCCCTGCGCGCGCACGAGATCATGGAGAACACGCTGCAGTTCGAACTGACCGGCCGCACGGACTACGGCAGCGGCACCAACCTGGCCACCGCCCGCGCCAACCTGGACGGCACCCGAGCCGTCCTCGACGTCCTGCGCCCGCTCCTCACACCGCGCTACCAGCAGCTGCCCAAGCTGGACAGCTGGCTGACCCGCACGCAGACGACACTGGACGCCGCGCATCGCCCCGACGGGACGTGGACCCCGCTGGCCCAGCTGGACGTTAAGCAGCGACAGAAGCTCAACGCCGACGTGAGCGAGCTGACAGAGCTGCTGGCCCCGATAGCGGCGATAGCCGAGCCGAGGAGGGTCTCATGACCCACCAGCCTCGCTGTCCCGTGCCACACCCCACCACCGCGGTCCCGCCGGCGCCGACCACTGTCGGCGCCGAACCGAGGAGGGTCCCGTGACGGACCAACCGCGCCGTCCCGTCCTCGCCCGGCCGCCGGCACCGACTCACCGCCCGCGCCGAACCGGGGAGGGTCTCGTGACCCACCAACCTCCCTGTCCCATGCCGCACCCCACCGCCGCGGACCTGCCAACACCGATCACCACCGGCGTCGAACCGAGGAGGGTCCCGTGACCGACCAACCTCCCTGTCCCATGCCGCACCCCACCGCCGCAGACCTGCCGACACCGATCACTACGGACGTCGAGCCGAGGAGGGTCCCGTGACCCACCAGCCTCGCTGTCCCGTCCCGCACCCGACCGCCGCGGTCCTGCCGATGCCGATCACCGCCAGCACCGAACCGAGGAGGGTCCTGTGACCGACCAGCCTCGTTGTCCCGTGCCGCACCCAGCCGGTGGACTGCCTCGGCGTTCGTTCCTGCGCCGGGCCGCGATGGGCGCCGGCCTGACCGTGGCCGCCGGGGCCGGGCTCGGGGCGTCCGCCGCCGTCACCGACAGCACGTCGCCCGTTCCCTTCCACGGCGCCAACCAGGCCGCGATCCTGCGGCAGCCCCCGACCCAGACGGTCGTCGCCTCGTTCGATGTCGTCGCGGAGTCGAAGGCCGAGCTGACCGACCTGTTCCGCGCCATCACCGACCGGACCCGGTTCCTCACCGGCGGTGGCGCGCCGGCCGCACTCGGCATCACCGGACCGCCCGCCGACTCGGGAGTGCTGGGCCCGGTCGTGCCGGGTGGCGACCTGGGCGTGATCCTCGGCGTCGGATCATCGCTGTTCGACGACCGCTACGGCCTGGCGAAGCTCAAGCCCGCCAAGCTGAAGCCGATGACGACGTTCCCGAACGACGCCCTCGAACCGGCGCAGTGCCACGGCGACCTCAGCCTGACCCTTTCGGCCAACGCCAACGACACGGTGCTGCACGCCCTGCGCGACATCACCCGCGCCACCCGCGGCGGCATGCAGCTGCGCTGGCGGCTGAACGGCTTCAGCTCACCGCC
This genomic window contains:
- a CDS encoding EfeM/EfeO family lipoprotein, whose amino-acid sequence is MRTRWIVAVVALAVVAVVAGAVVAFWPRDAEAQDPEIAVSRSSCGTGWAAPKPGPQTFRVHNTGSVTAEVDLIDPATGVIYGEIEGLGPSTTRPLQVNLGNGSYAFRCLPEDAGAIVGPTAQVSGGADRTGPGVAPVTHNDLLGPLKAYQAHVTTGLGELVTNTGALKNAIHGGDRAASETAWLTAHLTYERLGAAYDAFGDTDGALNGTADGLPGGTGDEDFTGFHRLESGLWHGEDLGALAGVADQLDTDAHALQTSFADSQVDGNDLALRAHEIMENTLQFELTGRTDYGSGTNLATARANLDGTRAVLDVLRPLLTPRYQQLPKLDSWLTRTQTTLDAAHRPDGTWTPLAQLDVKQRQKLNADVSELTELLAPIAAIAEPRRVS